The following are encoded together in the Kribbella sp. CA-293567 genome:
- a CDS encoding methionine synthase vitamin-B12 independent, translating into MTPFGPAATTAMGSLPGEDVREWTKYLLDAVTIPFLPELPGRPYGDMLSRAGGVVTSLAMDLQPAGWRLTGGNDPRSSLDQRRARSLLLQDLDVLEELADGYSGPLKLQVTGPWTLAATVELPRGDKVLADHGARRDLAEALAYGLQDQVADLRKRVPGAELVVQLDEPGLPAVLAGAVPTASGWGKHRSVDGPGAVDLLSRVIEAVSPALTVVHCCAARPPIEVFRKAGAGGVAVDLALLTDAAWEQIAFAVEDDVTLYAGVVPTTGEVPKPERAAELLTRRWNEIGLTRKDLVDVVITPACGLAGSPSPSDARARLELLSRVADVVGDTAEA; encoded by the coding sequence TTGACTCCTTTCGGTCCCGCCGCGACCACCGCGATGGGCTCGCTGCCCGGCGAGGACGTGCGCGAGTGGACGAAGTACCTGCTGGACGCTGTCACCATCCCGTTCCTGCCGGAGCTTCCTGGCCGCCCGTACGGTGACATGCTGAGCCGGGCCGGTGGCGTCGTGACCTCCCTGGCGATGGACCTGCAGCCGGCCGGCTGGCGGCTCACGGGCGGCAACGACCCGCGGTCGAGCCTGGACCAGCGAAGGGCCAGGTCCCTGCTCCTCCAAGACCTGGACGTGCTGGAGGAGTTGGCCGACGGCTACAGCGGTCCCCTGAAGCTTCAGGTGACCGGGCCTTGGACACTCGCTGCGACCGTCGAGTTGCCGCGCGGTGACAAGGTGCTGGCCGACCACGGTGCCCGGCGGGATCTGGCCGAGGCTTTGGCCTATGGGCTGCAGGACCAGGTCGCAGACCTGCGCAAGCGGGTGCCGGGGGCGGAGCTCGTAGTACAGCTCGACGAGCCGGGGCTGCCCGCAGTACTGGCTGGTGCTGTTCCGACTGCCAGTGGGTGGGGCAAGCATCGCTCTGTCGACGGGCCTGGCGCAGTGGACCTGCTGAGCCGGGTGATCGAGGCTGTGTCTCCTGCGCTCACCGTGGTGCACTGCTGCGCGGCACGGCCGCCCATCGAGGTCTTCCGCAAGGCAGGGGCCGGGGGAGTGGCTGTCGACCTGGCACTGCTCACGGATGCTGCCTGGGAGCAGATCGCCTTTGCTGTGGAGGACGACGTCACGCTGTATGCGGGCGTGGTACCGACCACCGGCGAGGTGCCCAAGCCGGAACGGGCCGCCGAGCTGCTGACCCGTCGCTGGAACGAGATCGGCCTGACCCGCAAGGACCTCGTCGACGTCGTGATCACCCCGGCGTGCGGTCTCGCGGGCTCTCCGTCACCGTCGGACGCCCGTGCCCGGCTCGAACTTCTCAGTCGGGTCGCGGATGTCGTGGGAGACACCGCAGAAGCCTGA
- the mnmA gene encoding tRNA 2-thiouridine(34) synthase MnmA produces MRVLAAMSGGVDSAVAAARMAEAGHDVVGVHLALSRNPQSYRTGARGCCTVEDSRDARRAADVIGIPFYVWDLAERFHADVVEPFVAEYAAGRTPNPCLRCNEKVKFSAVLERALALDFDAVATGHYAQIVETAAGRELHRAVDPAKDQSYVLGVLTQQQLQHAFFPLGDTPKTEIRAEAERRGLSVAAKPDSHDICFIADGNTPGFLSQQLGESPGDIVDAQGNKLGEHRGTHGFTVGQRKGLKIGTPAADGKPRFVLDISPVDRTVTVGSRAELAVERLTASQPRWCGPAPTETMHVKAQLRAHGEEIAVTARVRDGQVLVEFDEPADAVAPGQAVVLYDGTRVIGSATIDTVERVTQKV; encoded by the coding sequence ATGCGGGTACTCGCAGCCATGTCCGGCGGGGTGGACTCCGCCGTCGCGGCGGCGCGGATGGCCGAGGCCGGTCACGACGTGGTCGGGGTGCACCTGGCGCTGAGCCGTAACCCGCAGTCGTACCGCACCGGCGCTCGCGGCTGCTGCACGGTCGAGGACTCCCGCGACGCGCGCCGCGCCGCCGACGTGATCGGCATCCCGTTCTACGTCTGGGACCTGGCCGAGCGGTTCCACGCCGACGTGGTCGAGCCGTTCGTCGCGGAGTACGCCGCCGGCCGGACGCCGAATCCCTGCCTGCGCTGCAACGAGAAGGTCAAGTTCAGCGCGGTGCTCGAGCGGGCCCTGGCGCTCGACTTCGATGCCGTTGCCACCGGCCACTACGCGCAGATCGTCGAGACCGCGGCCGGCCGCGAGCTGCACCGCGCGGTCGACCCGGCCAAGGACCAGTCCTACGTGCTCGGCGTCCTCACCCAGCAGCAGCTCCAGCACGCGTTCTTCCCGCTCGGCGACACCCCGAAGACCGAGATCCGGGCCGAGGCCGAGCGCCGCGGCCTGTCGGTGGCCGCCAAGCCGGACAGCCACGACATCTGCTTCATTGCCGATGGCAACACTCCGGGCTTCCTCAGTCAGCAGCTGGGCGAGTCGCCGGGTGACATCGTCGACGCCCAGGGCAACAAACTGGGCGAGCACAGGGGCACCCACGGTTTCACCGTCGGCCAGCGCAAGGGCCTCAAGATCGGTACGCCGGCCGCCGACGGCAAGCCGCGTTTCGTCCTCGACATCAGCCCGGTCGACCGCACCGTCACGGTCGGCTCCCGCGCCGAGCTGGCCGTCGAGCGCCTGACCGCCTCACAGCCCCGCTGGTGCGGCCCGGCCCCGACCGAGACGATGCACGTGAAGGCCCAGTTGCGCGCGCACGGCGAGGAGATCGCGGTGACCGCGCGGGTGCGGGACGGCCAGGTGCTCGTCGAGTTCGACGAGCCCGCCGACGCGGTCGCCCCGGGCCAGGCAGTCGTCCTGTACGACGGCACGCGCGTGATCGGTTCGGCGACCATCGACACGGTCGAGCGCGTCACCCAGAAGGTGTGA
- the ligA gene encoding NAD-dependent DNA ligase LigA has product MSTELPETTAADQPAAPPEVRERHAALSREIEEHRFRYYMATSTISDADFDALMHELQAIEEQYAELRTPDSPTQKVGVPISTLFTAVEHPQRMESLANAFSAEQMEAWAKRLEREVTVQQIHHSGFLCELKVDGLALDLVYENGRLVSGATRGDGRTGEDITLNARTIDSIPNELATDDPPAFLEVRGEVYFRVEDFTELNAQLVEAGKDPFSNPRNSAAGSLRQKDPRVSASRPLRFVVHGIGKVEGLRIDRLSEAYQLLREWGLPVSDRARRVETLAEVNEFIAYYGENRHSVDHEIDGVVVKVDEVDLQRALGSTSSAPRWAIAYKYPPEEVTTKLLSIDVNVGRTGRVTPYGVMEPVRVAGSTVEFATLHNAQEVERKGVWIGDTVVLRKAGDVIPEILGPVMELRPADAYPFRMPTHCPSCRTELRAMKEGDVDIRCPNSRSCPAQLRERLFHLAGRSAFDIEVLGFKAADALIGNELITDEGDLFSLTEQDLIGSSFFTTKAGALSANATKLLANLERAKKQQLSRGLVALSIRHVGPTAAAALAAAYDDIAAIEAASEEELAQLEGVGPTIAHAVIEWFAVDWHQEIVRKWTEAGVELRQIRSGPTVEQTLVGQSVVVTGTVEGFSRDEATEAIVSRGGKVAGSVSKKTSFVVVGDSPGSKYDKAVQLGVPILDAAGFGVLLTEGPEAAAAVATRPAPEDA; this is encoded by the coding sequence ATGAGTACGGAACTCCCCGAGACGACTGCCGCCGACCAGCCTGCCGCGCCGCCCGAGGTGCGGGAGCGGCACGCCGCGCTGAGCCGGGAGATCGAGGAGCACCGGTTCCGTTACTACATGGCCACCTCGACCATCTCCGACGCCGACTTCGACGCGCTGATGCACGAGCTGCAGGCGATCGAGGAGCAGTACGCCGAGCTCCGCACGCCCGACTCGCCCACCCAGAAGGTGGGAGTGCCGATCTCGACCCTGTTCACCGCGGTCGAGCACCCGCAACGGATGGAGAGCCTCGCCAACGCCTTCTCCGCCGAACAGATGGAGGCCTGGGCCAAGCGGCTGGAGCGCGAGGTCACCGTCCAGCAGATCCACCACAGCGGCTTCCTGTGCGAGCTGAAGGTGGACGGACTGGCCCTCGACCTGGTCTACGAGAACGGCCGGCTGGTCAGCGGCGCCACCCGCGGCGACGGCCGCACCGGTGAGGACATCACGCTGAACGCCCGCACCATCGACTCCATCCCCAACGAGCTGGCGACCGACGACCCACCGGCCTTCCTGGAGGTCCGCGGCGAGGTCTACTTCCGGGTCGAGGACTTCACCGAGCTGAACGCCCAGCTCGTCGAGGCCGGCAAGGACCCGTTCTCCAACCCGCGCAACAGTGCCGCCGGATCCCTGCGCCAGAAGGATCCCCGGGTCTCCGCGAGCCGTCCGCTGCGGTTCGTCGTGCACGGCATCGGCAAGGTCGAAGGACTTCGCATCGACCGGCTCTCCGAGGCCTACCAGCTGCTCAGGGAGTGGGGTCTGCCGGTCAGCGACCGGGCCCGCCGGGTCGAGACGCTGGCGGAGGTGAACGAGTTCATCGCCTACTACGGCGAGAACCGGCACTCCGTGGACCACGAGATCGACGGCGTCGTGGTCAAGGTGGACGAGGTCGACCTGCAACGCGCGCTCGGCTCGACGTCGAGCGCCCCGCGGTGGGCGATCGCGTACAAGTACCCACCGGAAGAGGTGACCACCAAGCTGCTGTCGATCGACGTGAACGTCGGCCGCACCGGCCGGGTCACGCCGTACGGGGTGATGGAGCCGGTCCGGGTGGCCGGCTCGACGGTCGAGTTCGCGACCCTGCACAACGCCCAGGAGGTCGAGCGCAAGGGCGTCTGGATCGGCGACACCGTCGTCCTGCGGAAGGCCGGTGACGTGATCCCGGAGATCCTCGGCCCGGTGATGGAGCTGCGCCCCGCCGACGCGTACCCGTTCCGGATGCCGACCCACTGCCCTTCCTGCCGGACCGAGCTGCGGGCGATGAAGGAGGGCGACGTCGACATTCGTTGCCCCAACTCCCGATCGTGCCCGGCGCAGTTGCGGGAGCGGTTGTTCCACCTGGCCGGCCGATCCGCCTTCGACATCGAGGTGCTCGGCTTCAAGGCCGCCGACGCGCTGATCGGCAACGAGCTGATCACGGACGAGGGTGACCTGTTCTCGCTCACCGAGCAGGACCTGATCGGCAGTTCCTTCTTCACCACCAAGGCCGGCGCGCTGTCGGCCAACGCCACCAAGCTGCTGGCCAACCTCGAGCGGGCGAAGAAACAACAGCTGTCACGAGGGCTGGTCGCACTGTCGATCCGGCACGTCGGCCCGACCGCGGCGGCCGCGCTGGCGGCGGCGTACGACGACATCGCCGCGATCGAGGCTGCCTCGGAGGAGGAACTGGCGCAGCTCGAGGGCGTCGGGCCGACCATCGCGCACGCGGTGATCGAGTGGTTCGCCGTCGACTGGCACCAGGAGATCGTCCGGAAGTGGACCGAAGCCGGCGTCGAACTGCGCCAGATCCGGTCTGGACCAACGGTCGAACAGACCCTGGTGGGACAGTCTGTGGTGGTCACCGGGACGGTCGAGGGGTTCAGCAGGGACGAGGCGACCGAAGCGATCGTCTCGCGGGGCGGCAAAGTGGCCGGCTCGGTGTCCAAGAAGACGTCGTTCGTGGTGGTCGGCGATTCGCCGGGATCCAAGTACGACAAGGCGGTTCAGCTCGGGGTGCCGATCCTGGACGCCGCCGGCTTCGGTGTTCTGCTCACCGAGGGGCCGGAGGCGGCCGCGGCGGTGGCCACCAGGCCTGCTCCGGAAGATGCCTGA
- a CDS encoding ACT domain-containing protein: MFLLRLIIPDRPGSLGTVATALGEVNADIHAIEIVEHRRENGTAVDDIVVDLPPGVLPDRLVSACNGVPDVEVIWFSRYGAGGGLHMDLEAVEQMTSAPAEAVDILVEQAPAVLHADWAALLDGTGSQIKVALETSATPEFGDLAEQWLPLAKATTLTAPDHKGLSESVLVAAPLESDRRVLVIGRRGGPEFLGSEVARLSYLASLAVTIRATA, translated from the coding sequence GTGTTCCTGCTGCGATTGATCATCCCGGACCGTCCCGGTTCGCTGGGCACCGTCGCCACGGCACTCGGCGAGGTGAACGCCGACATCCACGCGATCGAGATCGTGGAGCACCGCCGCGAGAACGGCACCGCCGTCGACGACATCGTGGTCGACCTGCCGCCGGGCGTGCTGCCCGACCGGCTCGTCTCGGCCTGCAACGGCGTCCCCGACGTCGAGGTGATCTGGTTCTCCCGGTACGGCGCCGGCGGCGGCCTGCACATGGACCTCGAAGCCGTCGAGCAGATGACGTCGGCACCGGCCGAAGCGGTCGACATCCTGGTCGAGCAGGCCCCGGCCGTACTGCACGCCGACTGGGCCGCGCTGCTGGACGGCACCGGCAGCCAGATCAAGGTGGCGCTGGAGACCAGCGCGACCCCGGAGTTCGGCGACCTGGCCGAGCAGTGGCTGCCGCTGGCGAAGGCGACGACGCTGACCGCGCCGGACCACAAGGGTCTGTCCGAGTCTGTCCTGGTCGCGGCGCCGCTGGAGTCGGATCGCCGGGTGCTGGTGATCGGCCGCCGCGGTGGACCCGAGTTCCTCGGCTCCGAGGTGGCCCGCCTGAGCTACCTGGCCAGCCTCGCGGTCACCATCCGCGCTACCGCGTAA
- a CDS encoding cysteine desulfurase family protein, with amino-acid sequence MTSSGRRTVYLDHAATTPMLPVAIEAMAAHLGRTGNASSLHGSGRAARRTVEESRETIAEALGAQPSEVVFTSGGTEADNLALKGLWWARLAEDPRRRRILLSGIEHHAVLDPAVWLAEHEGAELEWLPVDELGRVRPEAVQQAIESDPASVSFVTLMMANNEVGTLQPVQAIAALAKEHAIPVHTDAVQAVGQVPVNFAELGVDAMTVSGHKVGGPYGIGTLVVRKETKLVPIVHGGGQERDVRSGTLDTPATAGFAVAVAHAVEHQAEHGERLTALRDALIEGITGTAPGAMLSGDPVGRLPGNAHLSFKDCEGDSLLLLLDARGIEVSTGSACNAGVAEPSHVLLAMGYDDQRARGSLRFTLGHTSTRADVDAVLDTIGPVVERAMSAGLQNVGRNN; translated from the coding sequence ATGACCTCTTCCGGCCGTCGTACGGTCTACCTCGATCACGCTGCGACGACTCCGATGCTGCCCGTGGCGATCGAGGCGATGGCCGCGCACCTCGGGCGGACCGGCAACGCCTCGTCGCTGCACGGGTCGGGGCGCGCCGCCCGCCGGACCGTCGAGGAGTCCCGCGAGACGATCGCCGAGGCGCTGGGGGCCCAGCCGAGCGAGGTGGTCTTCACCTCCGGCGGCACGGAGGCCGACAACCTCGCGCTGAAGGGCCTGTGGTGGGCCCGGCTGGCCGAGGATCCGCGCCGCCGCCGGATCCTGCTGAGCGGCATCGAGCACCACGCGGTCCTCGATCCGGCCGTCTGGCTCGCCGAGCACGAGGGGGCCGAGCTCGAGTGGCTGCCCGTCGACGAACTGGGTCGCGTCCGACCCGAAGCCGTCCAGCAGGCGATCGAGTCGGACCCCGCGTCCGTGTCCTTCGTCACGCTGATGATGGCCAACAACGAGGTCGGCACGCTGCAACCGGTCCAGGCGATCGCCGCGCTGGCGAAGGAGCACGCGATCCCGGTGCACACCGACGCCGTCCAGGCGGTCGGGCAGGTGCCGGTGAACTTCGCCGAGCTGGGGGTCGACGCGATGACCGTGTCGGGACACAAGGTCGGCGGGCCGTACGGGATCGGCACCCTGGTGGTCCGCAAGGAGACCAAGCTGGTGCCGATCGTGCATGGCGGCGGCCAGGAGCGCGACGTCCGTTCGGGCACGCTGGACACGCCGGCGACGGCCGGGTTCGCGGTCGCGGTGGCCCATGCGGTGGAGCACCAGGCCGAGCACGGTGAGCGGCTCACGGCCCTGCGCGACGCCCTGATCGAGGGCATCACCGGTACCGCGCCCGGCGCGATGCTGTCGGGCGACCCGGTCGGCCGTTTGCCCGGTAACGCACACTTGTCGTTCAAGGACTGCGAGGGCGACTCGCTGCTCCTGTTGCTGGACGCGCGCGGGATCGAGGTCTCCACCGGATCGGCCTGCAACGCCGGGGTCGCCGAGCCGAGCCACGTCCTGCTGGCGATGGGGTACGACGACCAGCGGGCTCGCGGGTCGTTGCGCTTCACCCTGGGGCACACGTCGACACGGGCCGACGTGGACGCCGTACTGGACACCATCGGGCCCGTCGTCGAGCGGGCGATGTCCGCCGGACTGCAGAACGTGGGAAGGAACAACTGA
- a CDS encoding PT domain-containing protein — MTTPPQGPWGPGQPGGQPGGQPGGQPGGQPGQGGWGQQPGQGGGGWGQPPAQPQPGQPQPGQGQPGQGQPPQGGWGQQPGQPPQDGQPAGGWGQPPQQGQPGYQQQPWGQQPQQGGWHQQQQQPWQAGPGGPGGPKKGGIPKDKLPLVIGGGVIGVLLIGLLVFLGVRAMGGEDTPVGQPTTTQPTGDPTGEPTGEPTGEPTGEPTGEPTGEPNNSGTVGESKGQAKTATDKLQAAGYGCSDLFNGGQGAHRGCFKVDEISQAEILFQFQPDGTIIGALIRARNTENVNNAVVAFDAALQAIGNDTFGGSEVAKIQAAVKTGQKNAKVGSTWGEFSLMNLGGTVQVSGGKSGSDSYDLPRKEFQSTEDQLSAALKAKQYTCTSSCRKDLGRSGSQRIFAISSNGGIRVLEFSASGKADEVKAALPTAIADGFGVLKGPDVAPLKAFLDARKDGKPYIAYVAGWRVEQRGSGDGDYLSQTISIKYESYYV, encoded by the coding sequence ATGACTACGCCGCCACAAGGACCGTGGGGTCCCGGGCAGCCGGGCGGCCAGCCGGGCGGGCAACCAGGGGGTCAGCCGGGTGGACAGCCGGGTCAGGGTGGCTGGGGACAGCAGCCTGGCCAGGGCGGTGGCGGCTGGGGACAGCCGCCGGCGCAGCCTCAGCCCGGTCAGCCTCAGCCTGGTCAAGGCCAGCCCGGTCAGGGACAGCCGCCGCAGGGTGGTTGGGGTCAGCAGCCGGGGCAGCCTCCGCAGGACGGACAGCCCGCCGGTGGTTGGGGCCAGCCGCCTCAGCAGGGGCAGCCCGGCTACCAGCAGCAGCCGTGGGGTCAGCAGCCGCAGCAAGGTGGCTGGCACCAACAGCAGCAGCAACCCTGGCAGGCCGGACCGGGTGGACCCGGCGGGCCGAAGAAGGGTGGCATCCCGAAGGACAAGCTGCCCCTGGTGATCGGTGGCGGCGTCATCGGCGTCCTGCTGATCGGCCTGCTGGTCTTCCTGGGCGTTCGCGCCATGGGCGGCGAGGACACTCCGGTCGGGCAGCCCACCACCACCCAGCCGACCGGTGACCCGACGGGCGAACCGACGGGTGAACCGACCGGCGAGCCGACGGGGGAACCGACCGGTGAGCCCACCGGCGAGCCGAACAACTCCGGCACGGTGGGTGAGTCCAAGGGGCAGGCCAAGACCGCGACCGACAAGTTGCAGGCGGCCGGCTACGGCTGTTCCGACCTGTTCAACGGTGGGCAGGGCGCGCACCGCGGCTGCTTCAAGGTCGACGAGATCAGCCAGGCCGAGATCCTGTTCCAGTTCCAGCCCGACGGCACGATCATCGGGGCCCTGATCCGGGCGCGGAACACCGAGAACGTCAACAACGCGGTGGTGGCCTTCGACGCCGCGCTGCAGGCGATCGGCAACGACACCTTCGGCGGTAGCGAGGTGGCCAAGATCCAGGCGGCGGTCAAGACCGGGCAGAAGAACGCCAAGGTCGGCAGCACCTGGGGCGAGTTCAGCCTGATGAACCTCGGGGGCACCGTGCAGGTGTCCGGCGGCAAGTCCGGCTCCGACTCCTACGACCTGCCGCGCAAGGAGTTCCAGTCCACCGAGGACCAGCTGAGCGCGGCGCTCAAGGCGAAGCAGTACACCTGCACCTCGTCCTGCCGTAAGGACCTCGGCCGGTCGGGCTCGCAGCGGATCTTCGCGATCAGCAGCAACGGCGGCATCCGGGTGCTGGAGTTCAGCGCCTCCGGGAAGGCCGACGAGGTCAAGGCGGCACTGCCGACGGCGATCGCGGACGGGTTCGGCGTACTCAAGGGTCCGGACGTGGCACCGCTGAAGGCGTTCCTGGACGCACGCAAGGACGGCAAGCCGTACATTGCCTATGTGGCCGGATGGCGCGTGGAGCAGCGCGGCTCGGGTGACGGCGACTACCTGTCCCAGACGATCTCGATCAAGTACGAGTCGTACTACGTGTGA